The sequence TGGAGTTATTAAATGTGTGCTAAAGTGCTTATTGTTGACGACGAAAAAGTAATCCGCGAGTCGCTGGAGATGCTCCTTAGGGATGAGGGCTACAAAGCGGAAACCGCTGCCGATGGTGAGGAAGCACTTCAAAAAATCAGCAATGATGATTATGACGTTGTTTTAACCGACATTAAAATGCCCAAGGTGGATGGAATTGAGCTCATGCAGAAAGCTGCCAGGATTTCGCCTGAGACTTTTTTTATTATAATGACGGCTTATGCCTCGGTTAAAACCGCAATTGAGGCCTTAAGAGAGGGCGCATATGATTATTTTATTAAACCGGTTGAGTTTGACGACGTGATTTTACGCCTGAAAAGGCTTATTTCATATAAGAAGCTCTCAACTGAAAACAAATCGCTCCGCCAGAGGCTTTCCTCTGAGGTGGGCTTCCAGAACATTATAGGTAAAAGTGAACCTATGCAGAGGGTTTTTGACCTAATCTCCAGGGTTTCACAGACAAACAGCAACGTTCTGATAGTAGGTAAAAGCGGTACCGGAAAGGAGCTGGTTGCAAAGGCAATCCACTTTAACGGCCACAGAAAAGACCAGATATTCCTTCCTGTAAACTGCGGCGCAATTTCTGAGAACCTGATTGAAAGCGAGCTTTTCGGGCACAAAAAAGGGGCATTTACCGGGGCAACCGAAGATAAAATGGGTCTTTTTAAGGTAGCCGACGGAGGGACACTTTTCTTAGATGAAATTGGCGACCTTCCTCTTAATATGCAGGTGAAACTCCTGAGAGTCCTGGAAGACAAGCAGTTCATTCCGGTTGGTGCAACAAGGCCCGTTA comes from Ignavibacteria bacterium and encodes:
- a CDS encoding sigma-54-dependent Fis family transcriptional regulator, with translation MCAKVLIVDDEKVIRESLEMLLRDEGYKAETAADGEEALQKISNDDYDVVLTDIKMPKVDGIELMQKAARISPETFFIIMTAYASVKTAIEALREGAYDYFIKPVEFDDVILRLKRLISYKKLSTENKSLRQRLSSEVGFQNIIGKSEPMQRVFDLISRVSQTNSNVLIVGKSGTGKELVAKAIHFNGHRKDQIFLPVNCGAISENLIESELFGHKKGAFTGATEDKMGLFKVADGGTLFLDEIGDLPLNMQVKLLRVLEDKQFIPVGATRPVTTDVRIIAATNQNLFEKTKTGEFREDLYYRLNVVEIKLPSLNERREDIPVLVSHFIEKFRVEMGRKIVGVDNETMRLLMNHDWRGGVRELENVIERAIIFARDEVITINDLSDYLKGNTFSDNFPDALKDALKIFEREHIIKTIKKYNYDKEEAAKALMIGLSSLYRKMEELDIPTKAPKEVEE